One Solanum pennellii chromosome 9, SPENNV200 DNA segment encodes these proteins:
- the LOC107029948 gene encoding polygalacturonase inhibitor 2-like, which produces MKLFLVSFSLLLFLSLCLSEKCNRNDKKALLEIKKGLGNPYDLITWDPNTDCCTDWAEVTLSCDEKTNRVTSINLFKIEDAGYLSPAVGDLPYLESLDINNVRNLSGQIPPTIVKLTKLTFLRISQTNISGPVPEFLSKLKKVTYINLSYNNLVGTIPPSLSQLVNLEFLRLDRNKLTGQIPDSLHKLAPKLTYLYLGHNQLTGIVPTSFAGWSFDTIDLSRNMLEGDISFLFGKDKTTFEMLLDHNKFEFDFSKLTFGERLERLDLNHNKIYGSLPTIMSKNPWQLLNVSYNRLCGKIPQGENMQRFEIYEYFHNKCLCDSPLPPCKLMIPMEEATM; this is translated from the coding sequence atgaaactttttctagtttccttctctctcctcctctttctctctctatgtCTCTCCGAAAAGTGCAACCGAAATGACAAAAAAGCCCTCCtagaaatcaagaaaggacTAGGCAATCCCTATGACTTGATCACTTGGGATCCCAATACTGATTGTTGTACTGATTGGGCTGAAGTCACCCTCTCATGTGATGAAAAAACCAACCGTGTTACTTCCATAAACCTCTTCAAAATTGAGGACGCTGGATACCTCTCCCCCGCGGTTGGAGACCTTCCCTACCTTGAAAGCTTAGATATCAACAATGTACGAAATCTCTCTGGTCAAATTCCACCCACAATTGTTAAGCTCACGAAGCTAACATTTTTGAGAATTAGTCAAACTAACATTTCAGGACCCGTCCCTGAATTTCTTAGTAAGCTGAAGAAAGTAACGTACATCAACTTATCATACAACAATCTTGTTGGTACAATCCCTCCTTCGCTTTCTCAACTTGTAAACCTAGAGTTCCTACGATTAGATAGGAACAAACTTACTGGACAAATTCCGGATTCTCTTCACAAGTTAGCTCCGAAACTCACCTATCTTTACCTTGGACACAACCAACTTACAGGGATTGTGCCAACTTCTTTTGCTGGTTGGAGCTTTGACACAATTGATTTATCAAGGAACATGCTTGAAGGGGATATTTCATTCTTGTTTGGCAAAGATAAGACAACATTTGAAATGCTTTTGGATCACAATAAGTTCGAGTTTGATTTCTCAAAGTTAACGTTTGGGGAGAGGTTAGAGAGGTTGGATTTGAATCATAACAAGATTTATGGGAGCCTTCCAACAATCATGTCGAAGAATCCGTGGCAACTCTTGAATGTGAGTTATAATAGACTTTGTGGGAAGATTCCACAGGGTGAGAATATGCAGAGATTTGAGATATATGAGTATTTTCATAACAAATGTTTGTGTGATTCTCCATTGCCACCATGCAAATTAATGATTCCAATGGAAGAAGCAACTATGTAG